The Streptomyces sp. NBC_00440 genome contains a region encoding:
- a CDS encoding class I SAM-dependent DNA methyltransferase, with product MSNSFANIKQSHVFFDNSSGLKSYYEDWATRYDVDLADQKWVAPRVAANFVHLLASAYGTPGTTILDAGCGTGLVGSVLSTLGKYVIDGVDLSENMAAEAIKTNAYRKVYGGVDLSTPVRDERLDQYDIVVSSGVFTLGHVRPTALLTLIEYARPHGLILVSTRGSYATETGFEDFSRSKEITEQASLEFKLKDANYIAEEGADYWVFRKTGPAQ from the coding sequence ATGAGTAATTCCTTCGCGAACATCAAGCAGTCTCACGTGTTCTTCGACAATTCCTCTGGCCTGAAGAGCTACTACGAGGACTGGGCGACGCGGTACGACGTGGACCTGGCGGATCAGAAGTGGGTGGCGCCGCGGGTCGCGGCCAACTTCGTTCACCTGCTCGCCTCCGCCTACGGGACGCCGGGAACAACCATTCTCGACGCCGGCTGCGGCACCGGCCTCGTTGGCAGTGTCCTGAGCACTCTGGGAAAGTACGTGATCGACGGCGTCGACCTGTCGGAGAACATGGCTGCCGAGGCCATCAAGACCAACGCCTACCGGAAGGTCTACGGCGGCGTGGACCTCTCGACACCGGTACGCGATGAGCGTCTGGACCAGTACGACATCGTCGTCAGCAGCGGCGTGTTCACCCTCGGCCATGTGCGCCCGACGGCGTTGCTCACGCTCATCGAATACGCCCGGCCCCATGGGCTGATCCTGGTGTCCACCCGCGGCAGCTATGCCACTGAAACAGGCTTTGAGGACTTCTCCCGCTCGAAGGAGATCACCGAGCAGGCTTCCCTGGAATTCAAGCTGAAGGACGCCAACTACATCGCGGAAGAGGGAGCCGACTACTGGGTCTTCCGTAAGACAGGACCGGCGCAGTAG